From the Gemmatimonadota bacterium genome, the window AGCATGACATAGCCCATATCAATGACGGCTACCGAATCGGTGAATAAATCGACGATTTCCCGGGCGAAGGCACAAATGATAATGGCGCAAACAACGATAAACACCATGCAGAGCCGGATCGCACTTGCTCCAAAGCGTTCCGCTTGCGGTATTTGCTTTGCGCCCAACCGCTGGCCAACCAGAGCAGTTGCCGCTACGCCAAAAGCCAGAGCCGGCATAATGCCGATCATCCGCATCTGCAGCCCAATCGTCAGCGCGGCGACCGCAGTCGTGGGCTGCGAGGTCCAACTCGCCACCCGATAAAACAGGATACGAGCGCCATTGCGGAAAAAACCCTGAATTCCCGCCGGCACCCCGATTCGCATCATCCGCCCGATAATATCGCGGTTAAAAGACAGACGCCAGGTCCAGCGCATATGCACACGCGAGCGCCCGGAAGTAAGCAACCAGAAACCCACAACACAACCCACAGCCCGCGACGCGAGCGTACCAACTGCAGCACCACAAACCCCCATCTGCGGCAGCCCCCAGGCGCCAAAGATCAAGCCATAGGTGAGGGGAAGCTTCAAAATTATAATAAGACACGAAATTTTTAACGGCGTTCGGGTATCGCCAGCACCGCCAAAAATCGCACTGATGAGATAATTGAGCATCATAAAAATGACGCCAGCAAAGTAGATGCGCAGGAACGGCACGGCATGGCCGAGCACCTCTGGCTGTGCACCCAGCAAAATCAACGTCGGACGGGCGATCAAGCCCCCGAGCAAGGCCATGACAACGGCCAGCAGTGCCCCCATCAGAATCGCCTGTTGCGCCGTATGACTGAGATCCTCGTGGCGTTCAGCCCCGTAAAATTGGGCAACCAGAGTACGCGACCCGGTGCTGATCGACATCGCCATCACCATCGTCAAAAACAGAATTTGCCGACTGAGCCCCACCGCTGAAATCGCAGCCGGACCCAGCTGCCCGACCATGGAAATATCGATGAGACCCTCCATGGCATCGAGCATCGAAGCCGCCACCACGGGCCAGGCAATAGCCCAGACCTGGGGCAGAACAGGCGTCTGATCTATGGGAGTTGCAGGCGTGCGGGAAGCCGATCCGGATTGGGACATAGATGTGCTCAGTCGGCAGTCGGGTGGGAAATAGTGGGGAGCACGAGTCGCGAAGGGTGGGCTGCCGAGTGATGTACGGCATTCGTCGCCCTCACCAGCTCGGTATCAGCCAGATCGTTCCTTCCCGTATTGTGATTGCGGTCGTGGTTGGGGAAATCGCTGGATGTGATCTCCAGGCGAATGCGATGGCCCGGCTCGAAACGGCAGGCTGTTGGACCGAGTTGGATGCGCAATTCCACCACCTCTCCCAATCCCAACAGCTCTTCAATATCAAGGCCATTGCGGTGACGCGCACACACCATGCCATAGCACATCTCCAGCGCGGGCGCCTGGTCCCCGTCTGTGGGCGGGTACTCATCCACCAGACGCGCAAAAAAGTCCGTATCTGGCGCTGACGAACTGACATAGAGAACAACCTCTGGATAGCCGGCAACCTCCACGGCTTCAGTCAGAGGCGCAGAGCGGTAGCAGAGAATATCATCGCGATCCTCCAACACGCGCCGATCCGACGGACCCGTAAACAACTCCTTCGTCCACAAGGTTGGCACCGGATCGCGAGGATCGTAGTCGAAACGATCAACACCGTCATTTCCACCGTCGGCAGAGAGCCGCCCGGAGCCGCCAAATCCGGCATTGCCATCGCTACTCAACAAATACGCACGCGGTGTCGTATTCGGCGGCGGCCAGGTATCGGCCTCGCGCCAATATCCTCCCTTACCCGCCATCGCGAAATAGCGCACTGCTGGCTCGCGATCAATACCATTGTCGTCTTCTTTGAGCCAGTAGTCGAACCAACGGATGATCATGCCAGGCAAATCGACCTCGGCATCCGGACCAAAGTCAAACCCCGCCACCTGCTGGCGACCGAGACTCGGATGGTTCCACGGACCCGCGATCAGCTTTGTCTGCGACTGCGCCTGCTCGGTGCGGCCGTTGCGCTGCATCAGTTGCAAATGCCGCATCGAGCCATTGCAGTGGTCATACCAGCCGCTGAAATCGAGATTTGGCACCGCAACTTCCCCGTGTACCTCGTCGAACCGCCATGCCCGCCGGTTTGGATGCGCCAGCCAGTCTCTCGCGTACTCCGCCAGCCCCGGCGGCAAGTGGCGCGGAAAATCGAGCCACGGAAGGTAGTCAAGCCATTGTTTTTCGACATCCTCGTTCCATTCCTGCAGCGCCTCCGCTGGCGTGTGCGGCGGCGGCAATCCCTGGCGTCGCCGAAGGTCTGGAGCCATGGAAGTGAGCCACCACTTGATACGCCGTCCCGGGCGAAACCCGCCCGGCCAATCCACCTCTGTCAATTCCAGTGGAATGGTGTACGCACACATCGCTACCAGATGCGGCGGGCGCAATTTGGCCAACTGCCACTGCATCCAGGCATTATAAGAGGCTCCCAGAGTACCGATCCTACCATTGCACCACGGCTGCGCCGCCAGCCACTCCACAGAATCGTAACCATCTTCGGCATCCCCCGTATGCACCTCGGTAAACGGAACCCAATCGCCCTCAGACCCGTAGCGCCCGCGCGAATCCATACTCACCACGGCGTAACCGGCGCGCACATAGCGCTCAAATCCGGACTTTGGACGGCCGTATGGCGTGCGCAGCAAAATTCCAGGAAAGCGCCCCTCCGCATCGGGACGGAACACATGTGCCGCCATCCGCACCCCATCGCGCATCGGCACCCACACGTCGGGATCAGTAAGAATCTCCATAGCATTGTTCATCGCACAGGCTCCGTATCAATAGTACCCATCGGCACCTCCAGCAGATCCTCTCCGAGAATCACCTGACCGTCGAAAACTTCCCCCACCTCGTGCAGCACCCGCTCCCGCACGCCGGGCGTTTCCAACTGCTCCGTCAAATGAACGAGAACCAGCGTCTCGACGCCGGCATCCCGCGCCGTAGTCGCCGCATCGAGATGACCGGAACAGCAACTCGTCAGACGTTCGTCATCGACCGCGCCATTGATAAAGTGGCACATGTGCAACAGCACATCCGCACCTCTTGCCAGATCCGTAAGCCGATCCACTGGCGCTGTGTCCCCGCCGAATACGATGGTACCATCAGGTGTGGTCAAACGATATGCCAGACAGGTGAGTTGGGGCTGCACGTGTACTACCTCTGCCACATCGACCTGCCAATTATCGGTCTCAATCCGATCTCCGGAACCGACCTCGCGCACCTGTGGATTGGGCCTCTTCCGCGGCATAGTGCCGCCGCGCGCCTCGTACACAAAATGGCTGCCCGGGTGCAAAGTGCGGGCCGCCAGATCCGGACCAAAGGCGCCATCGGCAGAAAACAACCGGTGTGCCATATGCGCTGTTGGCGCCGGGCCGTACACCTGCAACTCCGGTATCTGGCCGACGCTCTGATCCCAACGCGTCAGCACCAGATAGGCAAAATCAATGCAGTGGTCGTAGTGCAAATGGGTCAGAAATAAATGGTCAATCGAGGGCAGAGCGAGACCCGCTTCGAGCATGCGCCGCACCGACGCCGGACCGCAATCGAAGATCAGGGTTTCGTCACCCGTCTGGACGAGATAGCTGGAGCCGCCGCGGTGCGCGAGCGGGGCAGGAGTACCGGTACAGAGAAGTTGAAGTCGCGTCATCACTTTTGTCCTATCTTGCAATTCACACGCGCAGACAATATCCGACAAACCTCACCAAAGCGCAATGCCAACTCATCATCCTCTGCGCAACCTTCCCAGAACCCTCTGGGCCACGGTCATATTGAACTGATGCCCCCCGTCGAACCGATCCACAAACAGATCCTCTATAGCACCTGCAGCCCGATACGCCTTCCGAATCCGCGCCAGACCGCGCGCTGCCCAATCGTGGGGAATAAGCCGATCCCGCGTCCCAATCTCAATCACCATAGGCCGGGGCGCGATCAAAGAAAAAATTTCCGGCGTATCGCCATAGCGGAGCAGACCGGGAATCAACTGCGCGCCGCACTGACTCAGAGCCTGATAGCGTTCCTGGTACAAATTCATACACCCGGACGGAACCGCGATCTTAATCCGAGAATCGAATGCCGAAATCATCATCGTCATCCGCCCCCCCAGCGACAGCCCCGCGCACCCCAACCGATCCCCATCGACAAAATCGAGCCCTTGTAAAACATCCAGGGCAGCCTCCAGATCGCAGAGATGGAGCGCCACCACAGTAGTACCCAGCAAAGTAGCACACATATAATTCCGGGGACAAAAATCAGTCCTGGGACCGGGATAGCCGGGCCGGCGCTCTCCAAACCCACGAAGATCCGGGGCGAGAACCACATAGCCCTGTTCTGCAAACCCGTGCCCAAAATCGTAACTACATTTATCGATCTCAGCCTGCCGCTCGGGCGTATCATTCAGCCCAACCACGCTATCCTTTCCAAAATGCCCGTGTCCGTGAATACAGAGAAGACCCGGCGCTTTATCCCCCTGCGCCAGCCCCTTCGGCACCAGAAGATAAGCCGGCACAAAAACCCCCGACTCTGTCTGATAGGAAATCCGCCTGCGCACGTACAGACCGCAATCGATCTCCTCCTCAAACTCAAGACAAAGCGCAGCCCGTTCGGGCCGCGGGCCAATCAGCCCGGTCAGCACATCTCGAAACCCCTCCTGCCAGGCGCAAAAATCCTCCGGCGTACTCCCCTCAAACAGAAGAGACGGCTGCGCCTGATCGATCAAACGAGAAAGATCGTCTTCAAAGGATATAGGTCGCATAGAATGCTCCTTAACACATAGGATGAAATCGCCGCAGGAGGGAGGTCCAATGAAAGAATCCAGGGGCAAGATAGTGTGTCATATCTGCAAAAACAAGAGAGGATTTCCGTTGACACCCTATTGTCACATCCCTACTTTGCGGACACGCTAACATTTGGAAATTTAAAAGGAAAAAACAGTGATCCTGGGACTGGCATCGCCAACCTACAGCGGCACTCTCCCCGAGCAGGCGCCGCTATTGTGGTTGCTGGACCGCTGCGCAGAATACGACCTGAAGGCCCTGGAGGCGCCGCTGCCCCTATCGGGGACGGACCATCCGAAGGAAGTCAAAGAGAAAGCGGCCGACCTGGGGGTGACGTGGGTAGGCTACTGGAGCGAGGATTTCGTAACGCCTAACGGGGGTGGAATCTGGTTGCGAGAGCGGGCAGAGCGGGCATTTGACCAGGCCAGTATCGGCGGGGTGAAAACGGTCGTGATCTTCGGGAGAGGGAGCCTTCACAACCGGTTTACGCGACAGCCCCCGCTGGTCGACCAGTTGCGCCTGGCGGCCGATCACCTGAGACCAGTGGCAGAAGCGGCATCGGAAAGAGACATCCAACTCGCCTTGCTGCCCCACCTGGACTACCGGAGCCACGAAATGGTATCGGTAATGGAGAAGGTGTGCCACCCGAACCTGATGATGGCGTTCGATACCGCCAATCCCTTTCCGGTCTGCGAAGAACCAGTAGCTGCCGCGAAGGTGGTGTTGCCCCACGCGGTGGCGGTGGCATTCAAAGACGTACAGATCTATCCCCATCGCTCGAACGACGTGACAATCTGGGGAACGCCGATCGGGCGAGGCTCGGTCGATTTTGAGACACTTCTGCCGATGCTATCCGAACGGCTTCCCGATCCGGAAAAGACCACTGCCTGCATCAAACTGCGGCTGCCGCCCGGCAGCGCCGAACACGCCGACTGGATGGACCAGAGCCTGACCTTTCTGCGGTCGCATCTCTAACCTCCTGGACAGTGAACCCCTTAATCGCGCGCTCCCCGGATAGGATGAATCTCCCGAAACTTCTGGAACTCCCAATAGGCGTGGTCTGCCGCGTACCCGTTTGGAACTTCCTCTGTCTTTTCCAGCCGCTTGTACGCCACACGCACATGGAGCACCTGTGGTTCATCCACGGGAAGCGCGTTCACCTGCCAGTTAAAATCCCACGCGGGGCTACTCTGCCCCGGAACAATTGATCCGCCAGCACCCGAAGGAGAAAGATAGAACCGGGACCCCGGATAATCGTCCGCCATAATCAAAAACATCATGCCCCGGATAATGCCAAAATAAAAGGGATAATCGAAAGTATGTCCCGAATCCGAATGGCTGAAGTTCCGCTTCCCATCCAGAAATGTCGTAGCTGCATCCCGCCCCCAGGGCTCGCGTTCATCCACCGGCAGATCAGTCGGAAAAATCATCGCCCCCTGTCCGTGAATTGGATTATAATAATAGGTCCACAACCCCTTCTCGATAAAATGAATACCGCCATCCAGCGGAGAATTGACATAGCAACACCAGCCAAAGGAATAGTCTTCCTGTGGCCTGTGCCCCTCTCGGGCCGTGGCAGTCATCTCATAGTCGATATAGTGTGGCGGGACCAGTCGATAGACCCCCCGCGTCTCCACGAAATTATTGGCCTCTGACGCCTCCTTAAACAACTCCACGGCGGTCTCATCTACCCGCCGCACCGCAGGCCGTCTTCCTCGGTGGTGGCCGAAAAGCAACACCCCATTTCCCTGCGACACAGCGGTATGACCGTCTTTGACCGAAGTCAAAAACCAGACCCCGCTGTGTTGATCCTGCCCGGCGCCGTGATCGGTATCGTCTCCAATAATCGCGCGCAATTCGCCAGCAGAGATAAAATAACATGGCTCAGACATAGGTATTTCTCCTTTTGAAATAACAAACCGCGAACTACTGATAAGGTACCCACCAAAACGGGTCATGTCCAGTTTTCTGTCATTGGTATATGGCACGCAATACCGCGCATTGCCACTGCGTGAGCGATATGCAAAATTGGCCTTGATAAGTTCTAAGTCTCAATGTATCTTCATTGTATCTACTATTTAGAGGAGGAAGATATGGAAACCCGTGTGCAGAAATGGGGCAATAGTTTAGCCCTGCGTATTCCCAAACCACTCGCTATCCAGATCGGGCTTGAACCCAATTCACCAGTGGAATTATCGCTACGTGGTAAAGAGTTGGTCATTGAACCTGTGAAGCCGTCTAAATTGAAATTGGACGATCTTCTATCTCAGGTGACGAAACACAACTTACACGGTGAAGTAGATACTGGACCTGCGACAGGCGGTGAAATATGGTGAAGACAGACGAGTACGTCCCCCAGCGCGGTGATGCGGTCTGGATTAACTTCAATCCACAAGCAGGACATGAGCAAGCCGGACGTCGCCCTGCCGTTGTGCTCTCACCGGGCGCTTATAATGGCAAGACCCATTTGGCAATACTCTGCCCAATTACCAATCAAGTGAAGGGGTATCCTTTTGAGGTCGTCATTCCTGCGGGATTGGATGTGACGGGTATTATTCTTTCAGACCAGGTCAAGAATATGGATTGGCGGGCGAGAAATGCAGCGTTGATATGTCCTTTGCCCACAGAGATAGTGGATGCGGTTTTACAAAGAGTCGGAACGCTCCTATCAAGGGAATCTGAGGCGTAAAAGAAATACTACTCTGGCTCAATCTGCAGACGCGCTACAATTTGGAGTTGGAGAAAGATCGCCTCGGTGAGCGATTGGAGGCCGAGGTGCGCGTTTTAGATCGTCAGGTATTGACAGATACCTAACAGCAGACAAAAACAAACGCCAGTGCAACAAAGACCTGCACTGGCGTTTGCATATTTGAAAATCTCGAACGATTCTACTTATAGCTAATACCGAGCGTTACGAGATGCACATAGTTCAACCGCCCGAAATCCACGAGCGCGTAGTCCACCCTCAGACCCAGTTGTCCGGTACTGTGCCGAACACCTGCCCCAATCGTCAACCCCTCCTCATCGTAGTTGTACCTGTATCCAGCCCGTAAAATCCCCATATTATTATAAGTGTACTCCGCACCAAAATTCAATTTTTCCCGACCATCGTTCGGGTGTACAAACTCGCCCACGAGAGTCATGAAATGCGGATCTTCTTCATCCTCGAACAAATCAATAGCTGCACCCAGTGAAAATGACATAGGCATGCGGACATTGACCGGAGGCGTCTGGATGCGTTCGTCGTATTCGGAGAACTGCGTATCCGGACCGAAATTCCGACCGACCATTGCAATCCGCAAACTTTTGATCCCCGTGTAATACACAGTGCCGATATCCAGCGCCCAGTTGGCTGTTTTGGCCCCCTGCACATCGTCTAACTGTTCTTCCATATAGCGCAGATTACCACCAATTTGCAACCGATCTGTCACTTTCCTGCCATAAGTCAGGCCAATGGAGAGATTGCCGCCGCTAAATGTGCCTTCGTCCAGATTGATGGATACGTTGCCAGTGCGCCTGCCCGCAGCATCCAGAACTTCAATATTTTCTGTGCGGTACATGGTGCCGTAATCCAGAGCGGTCGCGTTGATCCCCACATAGCCCCATTGGTCCAGGTTTTTGACAACACTGCCCACATTGTATCCGATATCGGCAATCCAGTTGATTCTACCCACAAAAACATCTAAGTCTTCAACATCTGTTGTAGAAGCCGGATTGTTGAATGCAAAACTGGCATCGCCGTGGCTAATGGCGGTAGCAACACCACCCATTGCAGCGATGCGGGCGCTGGTCGGAATTTTCAGAAATTGCCAGCCGGACATGCCAACGCGTTCAAAAGGCGCTGGCGAAATGCCCAGACCAAATTCCTGTTCGCCGTAGGTCGTCTGCCCGCTGGCCCTGTGCGGCAGGAAGAACACGGCCAATATTGCGCATAAGATGTAGAAATGGCGATTCATTAGTCTGTCCTCCAATTATCCGTAACAGGGTTATTTGATGACGACGAATTTGCCCATAGCAGATTCGCCTTCATGTCCGGGCACTTCAGAAGTTATCTGATAAATATAAAGCCCTGGCATCACATTGTGGAAAAACCGCGTGAGCATATAATCGTTATCCGTGGTAGATCCCCAGGCTTCTTCGCCGAATCCATCGTCGTGCTGGATGGTGCGAATCAAATCTCCCGCCAGATTGTAGATGCGAATAGTACATTGCGACGGCACATTCACAAATGTCAACCGCTTTGCCTGCCCGGGATCGGGGTGTCCACTGACCTGGCGGAAGGGATTGGGCACCACGCGCACATCTGCAAAATCATTTGAGGGTGCTCGCTTCGACGTGATCGAATCGTAGGTATAAGCCGTCATGCCGCTTTCCAATCCCTGCGTATCAAAACTGGTCACGCCATAGCGCAGTGGAATGCCGGGATCGGTTTCAAGCTGGAAAACCACCCGCCCGTCCTGAATGTTCTCCTGGCCTTTGTTGATGGTGGCCCGCAACTCCCAGGGACCTTCGATGCCGACGGGGGACGAATACACCTTGTAGCCTGCAAAATCGGCTTCGCCCGTGAGCGGATCCACATAATTGCTCGGAACGGGTATCCACCGGAGTTCGACGCCGGACTTGAACGACCCGCCTTCCTCGGATTTAAAAATCTCCGCTTCCAGTTCATCACCCAAAAGCATCTTGGGCGGATTGCCCACGGTAGGTGGAGGAACAGCAGTTGGCGTGTAAAAACCCGTCGCGTTCCTGGTTTCGATCAATTCTATTGCCGCGTCCCAGTTCTTGCGAAATTCCTTGATAGAAGCGTGTTCATTACTCGCCCCTTCCACCTCACTTGCAAAGTCCATGTCGATCAGTCTCGTGGCCGCTTCGCCGCCCAGCATGGCGAGGTTGCGGTCCATTTCCCCGGCACACATGATACGGGTAAATGTGATCGAGTCTCCAGGGGCCAGATTGTACGGTCCGATGCCCATAGCATAGACCGGCCACCGTTCGTATATGCCACCATCTGAGGTCGTTGGATCCTGTGCGGCTGCTCGATAGCTCATTTTCGACTGGGAAAAGGCGAACGGACTGGGCATATCCGAAAATCTATCGAGGTTTAACACATTAGGACGACCTCCTCCCCACACCCATTTTGCGTTTTCCGACTCCGGAGCCGCCGGATGTACGCCAGTGGGGGAAAGGCTCCAGTCGTAATTGGTGATTGAGTGGTGTACCCTGGACTCGCCGAACGCATTTGGCGGCACATCCACAAATCCGTGTCCGACGACCTGGGGAGAATAGAGCTGATAGTCGATTGATCCCTGGCTCTTGATATTGCCCGGATCTCCGACATCTCCCGTGACATTACCCGGTGCGATGTCGTAAGTGACTGCCTGCTCGGTATTGATCGGAATGGAGTTGTCATCGTAGAAAACAAAAACCCCTCGTTTTTCATCCCAGATATACTCGGTATCATACTGGGTTTTCAACTCCCCAACGCGGCCCTGCCGCGTGACCTGCACCGTAAAGCTATGAATGAAGAACATATTGCGAAAAGGGGCGAAATCGTCATTGATAATCGTATATTCCGTAATGACGAAGTCGTCGTATTTGGGAATGCTCCAGACCATACTTCGGGACCTGAGGATATACTTCAGGTTGTCCGCTTCGGTTCCAGGGGGCCATCCGGTATGGTTCGAAATCAGCCCCCCCTCCATAACCTCTTCCGGAAAATGGATACCCCTTTCGACAAAATTGTAATTCTTAATAACCCTCGTGGGTTCGCCGATGCTGACCCAGGGAGGCTGGTACTGATTCCCATCAAACCCATGCACGAAGGCAGTGTCGTTCCGCACCGCCCGCACCGAGCCTGTGGTCCAGGAACCCGCACCATTCAAAGAATTTTTGAGACTCCCCTGATAACCGGGATACGAGATCTGTCCGCATCCTGCAATACTGCCCGAAACCGGGATACCCGCTTCATAGGATTCCATCCACATTTTCGCCCGCGTCAGGGCCTCGTTATTCACATTCTGTGCCCGCA encodes:
- a CDS encoding MATE family efflux transporter yields the protein MSQSGSASRTPATPIDQTPVLPQVWAIAWPVVAASMLDAMEGLIDISMVGQLGPAAISAVGLSRQILFLTMVMAMSISTGSRTLVAQFYGAERHEDLSHTAQQAILMGALLAVVMALLGGLIARPTLILLGAQPEVLGHAVPFLRIYFAGVIFMMLNYLISAIFGGAGDTRTPLKISCLIIILKLPLTYGLIFGAWGLPQMGVCGAAVGTLASRAVGCVVGFWLLTSGRSRVHMRWTWRLSFNRDIIGRMMRIGVPAGIQGFFRNGARILFYRVASWTSQPTTAVAALTIGLQMRMIGIMPALAFGVAATALVGQRLGAKQIPQAERFGASAIRLCMVFIVVCAIIICAFAREIVDLFTDSVAVIDMGYVMLWFFTIAQVFSALSIVSAGVLAGGGETRPPLYYTILAQWVVMLPLSYVLAFLFGMDTLGIWIAWLIGGIIQGVLVWASYLKGRWKQTVI
- a CDS encoding CocE/NonD family hydrolase: MNNAMEILTDPDVWVPMRDGVRMAAHVFRPDAEGRFPGILLRTPYGRPKSGFERYVRAGYAVVSMDSRGRYGSEGDWVPFTEVHTGDAEDGYDSVEWLAAQPWCNGRIGTLGASYNAWMQWQLAKLRPPHLVAMCAYTIPLELTEVDWPGGFRPGRRIKWWLTSMAPDLRRRQGLPPPHTPAEALQEWNEDVEKQWLDYLPWLDFPRHLPPGLAEYARDWLAHPNRRAWRFDEVHGEVAVPNLDFSGWYDHCNGSMRHLQLMQRNGRTEQAQSQTKLIAGPWNHPSLGRQQVAGFDFGPDAEVDLPGMIIRWFDYWLKEDDNGIDREPAVRYFAMAGKGGYWREADTWPPPNTTPRAYLLSSDGNAGFGGSGRLSADGGNDGVDRFDYDPRDPVPTLWTKELFTGPSDRRVLEDRDDILCYRSAPLTEAVEVAGYPEVVLYVSSSAPDTDFFARLVDEYPPTDGDQAPALEMCYGMVCARHRNGLDIEELLGLGEVVELRIQLGPTACRFEPGHRIRLEITSSDFPNHDRNHNTGRNDLADTELVRATNAVHHSAAHPSRLVLPTISHPTAD
- a CDS encoding MBL fold metallo-hydrolase; translated protein: MTRLQLLCTGTPAPLAHRGGSSYLVQTGDETLIFDCGPASVRRMLEAGLALPSIDHLFLTHLHYDHCIDFAYLVLTRWDQSVGQIPELQVYGPAPTAHMAHRLFSADGAFGPDLAARTLHPGSHFVYEARGGTMPRKRPNPQVREVGSGDRIETDNWQVDVAEVVHVQPQLTCLAYRLTTPDGTIVFGGDTAPVDRLTDLARGADVLLHMCHFINGAVDDERLTSCCSGHLDAATTARDAGVETLVLVHLTEQLETPGVRERVLHEVGEVFDGQVILGEDLLEVPMGTIDTEPVR
- a CDS encoding sugar phosphate isomerase/epimerase — protein: MILGLASPTYSGTLPEQAPLLWLLDRCAEYDLKALEAPLPLSGTDHPKEVKEKAADLGVTWVGYWSEDFVTPNGGGIWLRERAERAFDQASIGGVKTVVIFGRGSLHNRFTRQPPLVDQLRLAADHLRPVAEAASERDIQLALLPHLDYRSHEMVSVMEKVCHPNLMMAFDTANPFPVCEEPVAAAKVVLPHAVAVAFKDVQIYPHRSNDVTIWGTPIGRGSVDFETLLPMLSERLPDPEKTTACIKLRLPPGSAEHADWMDQSLTFLRSHL
- a CDS encoding AbrB/MazE/SpoVT family DNA-binding domain-containing protein, whose amino-acid sequence is METRVQKWGNSLALRIPKPLAIQIGLEPNSPVELSLRGKELVIEPVKPSKLKLDDLLSQVTKHNLHGEVDTGPATGGEIW
- the mazF gene encoding endoribonuclease MazF, producing MVKTDEYVPQRGDAVWINFNPQAGHEQAGRRPAVVLSPGAYNGKTHLAILCPITNQVKGYPFEVVIPAGLDVTGIILSDQVKNMDWRARNAALICPLPTEIVDAVLQRVGTLLSRESEA
- a CDS encoding UPF0164 family protein, producing MNRHFYILCAILAVFFLPHRASGQTTYGEQEFGLGISPAPFERVGMSGWQFLKIPTSARIAAMGGVATAISHGDASFAFNNPASTTDVEDLDVFVGRINWIADIGYNVGSVVKNLDQWGYVGINATALDYGTMYRTENIEVLDAAGRRTGNVSINLDEGTFSGGNLSIGLTYGRKVTDRLQIGGNLRYMEEQLDDVQGAKTANWALDIGTVYYTGIKSLRIAMVGRNFGPDTQFSEYDERIQTPPVNVRMPMSFSLGAAIDLFEDEEDPHFMTLVGEFVHPNDGREKLNFGAEYTYNNMGILRAGYRYNYDEEGLTIGAGVRHSTGQLGLRVDYALVDFGRLNYVHLVTLGISYK